One Rhinolophus sinicus isolate RSC01 linkage group LG06, ASM3656204v1, whole genome shotgun sequence DNA window includes the following coding sequences:
- the THY1 gene encoding thy-1 membrane glycoprotein yields the protein MNPAIGITLLLTVLQVASGQKVTSLTACLVDQSLRLDCRHENTTASLSIQYEFSLTRDSKKHVLVSTVGVPEHTYRSRTNFTNKYNMKVLYLSGFTTKDEGLYTCELRLSSQQPSFSKNVTVLRDKLVKCGGISLLAQNTSWLLLPLLSLPLLQGMDFISL from the exons ATGAACCCCGCCATCGGCATCACTCTCCTGCTAACAG TCTTGCAGGTGGCCAGTGGGCAGAAGGTGACCAGCCTGACAGCCTGCCTGGTGGACCAGAGTCTTCGTCTGGACTGCCGCCATGAGAATACCACCGCCAGCTTGTCCATCCAATACGAGTTCAGCCTGACCCGTGATTCAAAAAAGCACGTGCTCGTTAGCACTGTGGGGGTGCCTGAGCACACATACCGCTCCCGAACCAACTTCACCAACAAATACAACATGAAGGTCCTCTACTTATCTGGCTTCACCACCAAGGACGAAGGGTTGTACACATGTGAACTCCGCCTCTCTAGCCAGCAACCCAGCTTCAGCAAGAATGTCACTGTGCTCAGAG ACAAGCTGGTCAAGTGTGGGGGCATAAGCCTGCTGGCCCAGAACACTTCGTggctgctgctgcccctgctctccctgccccttCTGCAGGGCATGGACTTCATCTCCCTGTAA